From the Solanum pennellii chromosome 4, SPENNV200 genome, one window contains:
- the LOC107018092 gene encoding uncharacterized protein LOC107018092 yields MALPQILPSPSSSFTHKPHLNPSNFFLIPQFNNPQCQFSSKSLLQRRRRCNSNGIRCSASSSFPEKHHTGSPKSDDVVELPLFPLPLVLFPGAILPLQIFEFRYRIMMHTLLQTDLRFGVIYSDSATGTADVGCVGEVVKHERLVDDRFFLICKGQERFRVNKLVRSKPYLVAEVTWLEDRPSANGEDDVEGLANEVESYMKDVIRLSNRLNGKPEKEATDLRRNLFPTPFSFFVGSTFEGAPREQQALLELEDTAMRLKREKETLRNTLNYLSAASAVKDVFPST; encoded by the coding sequence ATGGCTTTACCTCAAATCTTACCTtccccttcttcatcattcactCACAAACCCCACTTAAACCCTAGTAATTTCTTCTTAATCCCTCAATTTAATAACCCCCAATGTCAGTTTTCTTCTAAATCATTACTCCAGCGCCGGCGACGGTGTAACTCGAATGGTATTCGATGCTCTGCTTCTTCCTCGTTCCCGGAGAAGCACCACACTGGTTCACCTAAATCAGACGATGTCGTTGAGCTACCCCTTTTCCCTCTTCCTCTCGTTCTCTTCCCCGGTGCTATTCTCCCGCTCCAAATCTTCGAGTTTCGTTACCGGATAATGATGCATACCCTTCTCCAAACTGACCTTCGTTTTGGGGTTATTTACTCCGATAGCGCCACTGGCACCGCCGACGTTGGATGCGTCGGAGAAGTCGTTAAGCATGAGCGGCTGGTGGATGACCGGTTTTTCTTAATCTGTAAAGGGCAGGAGCGGTTTCGGGTCAATAAATTGGTTCGGTCTAAACCATATTTGGTTGCAGAGGTAACGTGGCTGGAGGACCGGCCGTCGGCGAATGGGGAGGATGATGTGGAGGGTTTGGCGAACGAGGTGGAGAGTTATATGAAAGATGTGATTCGTTTATCGAACCGATTGAATGGGAAACCGGAGAAGGAGGCAACGGATTTGCGGAGGAATTTGTTTCCAACGCCATTTTCGTTCTTCGTGGGAAGTACGTTTGAAGGGGCACCAAGGGAACAACAAGCATTGCTTGAATTAGAAGATACCGCGATGAGATTGAAGAGGGAGAAGGAGACTTTGAGGAATACTTTGAACTATCTAAGTGCTGCTTCTGCTGTGAAGGATGTGTTTCCGTCTACCTGA
- the LOC107018178 gene encoding beta-galactosidase 5 isoform X1, giving the protein MVVLQMWEDLINKAKDANLDVIETYVFWNVHEPSPGNYNFDGRYDLVRFIKTVQKAGLYAHLRIGPYVCAEWNFGGFPVWLKYVPGISFRTDNEPFKAAMQKFTNKIVEMMKSENLFESQGGPIILSQIENEYQPEREALGAAGEAYVQWAAQMAVGLNTGVPWVMCKEDDAPDPIINTCNGFYCDEFSPNKPYKPTMWTEAWTGWFTEFGSTIPMRPVQDLAFAVARFIQKGGSFVNYYMFHGGTNFGRTAGGPFITTSYDYDAPIDEYGLIREPKYSHLKEFHRVIKLCESALLSSDPTVVSLGNYQQAHVFSSGKGNCAAFLSNYDSNSAARVVFNNKHYNLPPWSSSILPDCSHVAFNTAKVGARTSQVRMTPTGSQLHSWGAYNEDVFSLEDSSTFDAVGLLEQINITRDNSDYLWYITSVDVSPSESFLRGGQKPTLNVYSNGHAVHVFVNGKLSGSSYGTRKDTKFTFTGPVDLQAGSNTIELLSIAVGLPNIGLHYEEWNTGILGPVVLQGLNQGHKDLSSQKWTYRAGLEGETMNLISQHGASSIEWIGGAVATQGQQPLKWYKAYFDAPEGNDPVALDMRSMGKGQVWINGQSIGRYWTATANGKCDDFHYAGTYRQTKCQLGCGQPTQKWYHVPRSWLKPTQNLFVLFEEIGGDVSRILLVKRTTS; this is encoded by the exons atggTGGTGTTGCAGATGTGGGAAGATCTTATAAACAAGGCTAAAGATGCAAACTTGGATGTTATTGAAACTTATGTTTTTTGGAATGTTCATGAACCTTCCCCTGGCAAT TATAATTTTGATGGGAGATATGATCTTGTAAGGTTTATAAAGACTGTACAGAAAGCTGGTCTTTATGCACATTTGCGCATTGGACCTTATGTTTGTGCTGAGTGGAATTTTGG AGGATTTCCGGTATGGTTGAAATATGTTCCTGGTATCAGCTTCAGAACAGATAATGAACCTTTCAAG GCAGCAATGCAAAAGTTCACCAATAAAATAGTTGAAATGATGAAGAGTGAAAACTTGTTTGAATCTCAAGGAGGTCCCATTATACTGTCTCAG ATTGAAAATGAATATCAACCAGAAAGAGAGGCGCTTGGAGCAGCTGGTGAAGCATATGTCCAATGGGCTGCACAAATGGCTGTTGGACTAAATACTGGTGTCCCCTGGGTAATGTGCAAAGAGGATGATGCCCCTGACCCTATT ATAAATACATGCAATGGTTTTTACTGTGATGAATTCTCTCCCAACAAACCTTACAAACCAACTATGTGGACGGAAGCTTGGACTGGCTG GTTCACTGAATTTGGTAGCACGATACCTATGAGGCCAGTTCAAGATTTGGCATTTGCAGTTGCTCGTTTCATACAAAAAGGTGGCTCATTTGTTAATTACTACATG TTCCACGGGGGAACCAACTTTGGCCGTACAGCTGGAGGACCTTTTATAACAACTAGTTATGATTATGATGCTCCCATTGATGAATATG GTTTGATCAGGGAACCCAAATATAGCCATCTAAAGGAGTTCCACAGGGTAATCAAACTATGTGAGAGCGCATTATTATCTTCAGATCCCACTGTTGTTTCACTAGGAAACTATCAGCAG GCTCACGTATTCTCGTCTGGCAAAGGAAACTGTGCAGCATTTCTCTCAAATTATGACAGTAACTCTGCTGCTAGAGTAGTTTTTAACAACAAGCACTATAACCTTCCTCCTTGGTCCAGCAGTATTCTTCCAGACTGCAGCCATGTTGCCTTTAATACAGCAAAG GTTGGGGCTCGAACTTCACAAGTGCGAATGACACCAACTGGCTCTCAGCTCCACTCTTGGGGGGCTTATAATGAAGATGTATTTTCTTTAGAGGACAGTTCAACATTTGATGCTGTAGGACTTTTGGAGCAGATAAATATCACCAGAGATAACAGTGATTACTTGTGGTACATAACAAG TGTCGATGTTAGTCCCTCAGAATCATTTCTACGAGGGGGACAAAAACCAACCCTCAACGTCTACTCAAATGGACATGCAgttcatgtttttgtaaatGGGAAACTTTCAG GATCTTCTTATGGTACTCGGAAGGACACAAAGTTCACTTTCACAGGACCAGTTGATCTGCAGGCCGGAAGCAATACAATAGAGCTACTGAGTATTGCTGTTGGCTTACCG AACATTGGACTTCATTACGAGGAATGGAATACAGGAATACTCGGGCCAGTTGTTCTTCAAGGTCTCAACCAAGGCCATAAAGACCTATCGTCACAGAAATGGACATACAGA GCTGGATTGGAAGGAGAAACAATGAACTTGATCTCTCAACACGGAGCATCTTCCATTGAATGGATTGGTGGTGCAGTAGCTACCCAAGGACAACAACCTCTTAAATGGTACAAG GCTTATTTTGATGCACCAGAAGGAAATGACCCTGTGGCACTAGACATGAGAAGCATGGGTAAAGGACAAGTATGGATCAATGGACAAAGCATAGGACGATATTGGACAGCAACTGCTAACGGCAAATGTGATGATTTCCACTATGCTGGAACATACAGACAGACAAAATGTCAACTTGGTTGTGGTCAGCCAACTCAAAAATG GTACCATGTCCCAAGATCTTGGTTGAAACCAACACAAAATTTGTTCGTCTTGTTCGAGGAAATAGGTGGTGATGTATCAAGGATATTGCTAGTGAAAAGGACAACTTCATGA
- the LOC107018178 gene encoding beta-galactosidase 5 isoform X2 — protein METSLVSKFLKVYTFSLLMVVQLVFCIVTYDKKAIIINGQRRILLSGSIHYPRSTPEMWEDLINKAKDANLDVIETYVFWNVHEPSPGNYNFDGRYDLVRFIKTVQKAGLYAHLRIGPYVCAEWNFGGFPVWLKYVPGISFRTDNEPFKAAMQKFTNKIVEMMKSENLFESQGGPIILSQIENEYQPEREALGAAGEAYVQWAAQMAVGLNTGVPWVMCKEDDAPDPIINTCNGFYCDEFSPNKPYKPTMWTEAWTGWFTEFGSTIPMRPVQDLAFAVARFIQKGGSFVNYYMFHGGTNFGRTAGGPFITTSYDYDAPIDEYGLIREPKYSHLKEFHRVIKLCESALLSSDPTVVSLGNYQQAHVFSSGKGNCAAFLSNYDSNSAARVVFNNKHYNLPPWSSSILPDCSHVAFNTAKVGARTSQVRMTPTGSQLHSWGAYNEDVFSLEDSSTFDAVGLLEQINITRDNSDYLWYITSVDVSPSESFLRGGQKPTLNVYSNGHAVHVFVNGKLSGSSYGTRKDTKFTFTGPVDLQAGSNTIELLSIAVGLPNIGLHYEEWNTGILGPVVLQGLNQGHKDLSSQKWTYRAGLEGETMNLISQHGASSIEWIGGAVATQGQQPLKWYKAYFDAPEGNDPVALDMRSMGKGQVWINGQSIGRYWTATANGKCDDFHYAGTYRQTKCQLGCGQPTQKWYHVPRSWLKPTQNLFVLFEEIGGDVSRILLVKRTTS, from the exons ATGGAGACAAGTTTAGTTTCCAAGTTCCTAAAAGTTTAtactttttctttgttaatggTAGTTCAGTTGGTCTTTTGCATTGTTACTTATGATAAGAAGGCTATTATCATTAATGGCCAAAGAAGAATTCTTCTATCTGGTTCCATACATTATCCTAGAAGCACCCCTGAG ATGTGGGAAGATCTTATAAACAAGGCTAAAGATGCAAACTTGGATGTTATTGAAACTTATGTTTTTTGGAATGTTCATGAACCTTCCCCTGGCAAT TATAATTTTGATGGGAGATATGATCTTGTAAGGTTTATAAAGACTGTACAGAAAGCTGGTCTTTATGCACATTTGCGCATTGGACCTTATGTTTGTGCTGAGTGGAATTTTGG AGGATTTCCGGTATGGTTGAAATATGTTCCTGGTATCAGCTTCAGAACAGATAATGAACCTTTCAAG GCAGCAATGCAAAAGTTCACCAATAAAATAGTTGAAATGATGAAGAGTGAAAACTTGTTTGAATCTCAAGGAGGTCCCATTATACTGTCTCAG ATTGAAAATGAATATCAACCAGAAAGAGAGGCGCTTGGAGCAGCTGGTGAAGCATATGTCCAATGGGCTGCACAAATGGCTGTTGGACTAAATACTGGTGTCCCCTGGGTAATGTGCAAAGAGGATGATGCCCCTGACCCTATT ATAAATACATGCAATGGTTTTTACTGTGATGAATTCTCTCCCAACAAACCTTACAAACCAACTATGTGGACGGAAGCTTGGACTGGCTG GTTCACTGAATTTGGTAGCACGATACCTATGAGGCCAGTTCAAGATTTGGCATTTGCAGTTGCTCGTTTCATACAAAAAGGTGGCTCATTTGTTAATTACTACATG TTCCACGGGGGAACCAACTTTGGCCGTACAGCTGGAGGACCTTTTATAACAACTAGTTATGATTATGATGCTCCCATTGATGAATATG GTTTGATCAGGGAACCCAAATATAGCCATCTAAAGGAGTTCCACAGGGTAATCAAACTATGTGAGAGCGCATTATTATCTTCAGATCCCACTGTTGTTTCACTAGGAAACTATCAGCAG GCTCACGTATTCTCGTCTGGCAAAGGAAACTGTGCAGCATTTCTCTCAAATTATGACAGTAACTCTGCTGCTAGAGTAGTTTTTAACAACAAGCACTATAACCTTCCTCCTTGGTCCAGCAGTATTCTTCCAGACTGCAGCCATGTTGCCTTTAATACAGCAAAG GTTGGGGCTCGAACTTCACAAGTGCGAATGACACCAACTGGCTCTCAGCTCCACTCTTGGGGGGCTTATAATGAAGATGTATTTTCTTTAGAGGACAGTTCAACATTTGATGCTGTAGGACTTTTGGAGCAGATAAATATCACCAGAGATAACAGTGATTACTTGTGGTACATAACAAG TGTCGATGTTAGTCCCTCAGAATCATTTCTACGAGGGGGACAAAAACCAACCCTCAACGTCTACTCAAATGGACATGCAgttcatgtttttgtaaatGGGAAACTTTCAG GATCTTCTTATGGTACTCGGAAGGACACAAAGTTCACTTTCACAGGACCAGTTGATCTGCAGGCCGGAAGCAATACAATAGAGCTACTGAGTATTGCTGTTGGCTTACCG AACATTGGACTTCATTACGAGGAATGGAATACAGGAATACTCGGGCCAGTTGTTCTTCAAGGTCTCAACCAAGGCCATAAAGACCTATCGTCACAGAAATGGACATACAGA GCTGGATTGGAAGGAGAAACAATGAACTTGATCTCTCAACACGGAGCATCTTCCATTGAATGGATTGGTGGTGCAGTAGCTACCCAAGGACAACAACCTCTTAAATGGTACAAG GCTTATTTTGATGCACCAGAAGGAAATGACCCTGTGGCACTAGACATGAGAAGCATGGGTAAAGGACAAGTATGGATCAATGGACAAAGCATAGGACGATATTGGACAGCAACTGCTAACGGCAAATGTGATGATTTCCACTATGCTGGAACATACAGACAGACAAAATGTCAACTTGGTTGTGGTCAGCCAACTCAAAAATG GTACCATGTCCCAAGATCTTGGTTGAAACCAACACAAAATTTGTTCGTCTTGTTCGAGGAAATAGGTGGTGATGTATCAAGGATATTGCTAGTGAAAAGGACAACTTCATGA
- the LOC107018177 gene encoding thioredoxin H-type 1, whose protein sequence is MATSSEEGQVIGCHKVEEWEVQLQKGVETKKLVVVDFTASWCGPCRFIAPILADIAKKVPHVIFLKVDVDELKKVAEEWNVEAMPTFVFIKEGKEVDRVVGANKDGLLQTIEKHGAAPAVVTA, encoded by the exons ATGGCCACTTCATCTGAGGAAGGACAAGTGATCGGCTGCCACAAGGTTGAGGAGTGGGAGGTGCAGCTCCAGAAGGGTGTGGAGACCAAAAAACTg GTGGTGGTGGATTTTACTGCTTCCTGGTGCGGTCCTTGCCGTTTTATTGCCCCAATTCTTGCTGACATTGCTAAGAAGGTGCCCCATGTTATATTCCTCAAGGTTGATGTTGATGAACTGAAG AAAGTTGCGGAGGAATGGAATgtggaggcaatgccaacttTTGTCTTCATTAAAGAGGGTAAAGAAGTGGATAGGGTTGTTGGTGCCAATAAAGACGGATTGCTTCAGACCATAGAGAAGCATGGTGCTGCTCCTGCTGTTGTGACTGCTTGA